Genomic DNA from Candidatus Latescibacter sp.:
CGGCGGGAGTCGCCGGGCATGACCCCCGGGTATTCGAGTGGGCGGAGAAGAATCTCGATGTCGATTTCTACATGTGTTCGTATTATAACTCAGCGCACCGCGACCAGGACGCCGAGCTTAAATCCGGCCGTTCGGAATGGTTCAACAGCGCCGACCGCGACATCATGGTCTCGCTGATCCGGAAACTGAAAAAACCGGCCATCCACTACAAGATATTCGCTGCGGGCCGCACGAACCCGAAGGACGCCTTCGAGTTCACCACCCGTAACATGCGCCCCGGCGACGCCGTCTGCATCGGGGTGTATCCCGAGGGGAAACCGGAGATGCTGGTTGAGGATGCCGCGCTGTTTGCGAAGTATGTTCAGGGATGAGTTCCTTCATCCCTGTATCTTCACCCCCACCTTCCTCGCCGTTTCCTCGATAAAAGCCTTAGCCGGGGCGTAATCTTCCTCCCGGATGTGCTCGATGAGAAGGGTGCGCGGCCATTTCATCAGGCTGAGCCGCACCAGGTAGGTCTCATAATCCTGGACGCCCTTGCCGGGAGGGACTTCGGTGATGTAGGCGAGCATCTTGTCGGGCAGGATGTAGGTGTCCTTGGCGTGACAGCCGAGGATATTCTCGCCGAGAAGGTCGAAACACTCGTTGAGCAGTTCCGTCGAATGGTAGTAGCGTTCGAAAGACATCATGTTGGTCGGGTCGAGACACACCTTGCAGCGGGGGTCTCCCACATCCTCCATGATGCGCTTGTGCGCCCGGGGGCTGTCGATGTTTGTGGTGATGCAGGCTTCGATTCCGAGGGAGGTTTTGCATCCGGAAGTGTCGCGGAGAATCTGGCGGATGCTCGCGATGGACCTTTTCCAGGTTGTCTGCGACCAGTTGTCCGGGTGAATGCCGATGTAATAACTGGGGTCGCAGCTTCCGGTGACCGCGGTGACCATGGGACAGCCGATACGGTCGGCGGCGGTTACATTCTCGGCAGCGTAGGCGAGGGCCTCCTGACGAGTTTTTTCATCGGGATGGATAAGGTTGGCCCAGATCATGGCATCGAAGAGAGTCACGTCATAGGTTTTGAGCGCTTCCCGGAGCTCGGCGACTACCGAATCCGGAACCGTGAGCCAGGGATTTTTTGTCCCCAGGCTTGTGTGAGTCAGCGCGGAGGTATAGCCCGCCGCACGGATTCGTTTGACCGTTTCGGTCACGCTCTCCTTCGGGCTGGGGTTCAGCATGAGGGAGAAATTCGCCAGCCGGACAGGGGTGCTGCCCGGTTTCAGGTCGCGTTTGGCCCTGTCCCACGATACCGGCGGCCTGGCATGGGCGTAAGAGAGAGTAAAACCGCCCACCGCGGCAGCAGCCGAGAGTGTCGAAAAAAACCGTCTCCTGGAAAATGAATTTGCCATTATGCGCCTCACATATCAGTGAAAGTTACCTGCTCTTTTTCTTTTTCAAGATAGATGCCGAAACGGTTGCTAAAAGATGCGCTGCGCTTTCATCGTTCCCGCGAAGCGGCAACAAGTTCGGCATGACACGTGTCATCCTGAACTCGTTTCAGGATCTAAACACTCAAAACATGCGCAATTATTTATGTCGTCATGTATTCTTCATTCCCCGTATATTTTCACTCCCACTTTCGCCGCAGTTTTCTCGATAAACTCCTTTGCCAGCGGATACTCCTCGTCGGGGATGTATTCGCCGAAGTGTAGCCCTGGTCACGGATGCGTTTCACCATCTCTGTCAGGCTTTCGCCGGGTTTGCGGCTGTCGAACGTGGTTGTGCTCGACCAGCAGGCAAGCCGTATGGGGGTTTTACCGGGGGACAGGTCGCGTTTGAGTCCTTCCGTCCGCGACCACGACATGTAAATTGCATCCGGGAGCTTAACTTCCGCCGCAGAGGCGGTACCCGCAAACGCTCTGGTAAATACCGCGCCTGCTGCGAGTGCCTGACGGCGTGTGATGTGGGTCATAATAGGTCTCCTTGAGGCGGGTATTGTTCAGTAAGAAGGTTTCTCTTATGGATCGTTCAGACATATACAATAGTCTCCCTGATATCCTGAGAAACTCGGACAACGCGAATACCCTGAATACCCGCCGTGGTGAGCACGTCAACCTACAGCATGGCAAAATCCCGTAGTATCATGGCATACTCTTATACTACACACCAATTATCAGTTTTTTCTCGTTTTGAATGGTAATTCTTGGATCCGGATTTATCGGGGGAACCGGAAGCCCCTGTTTTTTCAAGAGAGCTACGTGTTCCTTCATCCCCCACCTGGCCTGATAGATGCAGTCCTCGACAGAATGCCCTATACCCGAAAAGCCTTCCAAATCCGGAGAATAGAATCCAAAGTAATCGGGCTCTTCAGTGGATTCGATTATTAATGAATATAGCAGATCAACCATTCTGCAATCCTCCTCAAGGGTGTTCGATTCCCGCGGCCTTCAAGATAGCATGGCATGTGCCTGTTGGAACCTCTTTCACCCCGTGATAGTCAACTCTGATCAGTTTTTCCCATCCGGTCTTCCCAAAGTATCGAATCGACCCTTTCTGGCTTATTAACCGAAATCCGTTCTCTTCCAAGAGCCTGATAAGTTCGCTGAATTTCACATCGGTTCTCCTGGAATCTTTTGATTAATGTTCAGAATTAGCGACTGCTCCCCATACAAGCGCCATTGAGTTCGGGTATGGCCTCGCCGTGGTCAAGCCGATCGGCAATGACACGCAGCGCCAGAGCCTGGGCTTTCAAGATGGCATCCTGACGGCTCTGCCCGTAAGCCATCACTCCCGGCAGGTCAAGAACCTCTGCAATCCAACGACCGTCTGTTTCACGTTCGATTTCAATTTTCATCCGATGTTTCTCCGAATACTGTATAATATTGAGGAGGTGTCAGGAACAAATTTAATCGCCCCTTACCCGTACATCTTCACTCCGACCTTTGCCGCTACTTTCTCGATATACGCCTTCGCTTCGATATACTGGTTTCCCGGTATATGCTCGGGAAGGAGGGCGCGTGTCCATTTCATCCGGCTCATGCGGATAAGGAAAGTTTCATAATCCATAACTCCCCTGCCG
This window encodes:
- a CDS encoding type II toxin-antitoxin system HicB family antitoxin; the protein is MVDLLYSLIIESTEEPDYFGFYSPDLEGFSGIGHSVEDCIYQARWGMKEHVALLKKQGLPVPPINPDPRITIQNEKKLIIGV
- a CDS encoding TIM barrel protein; this encodes MANSFSRRRFFSTLSAAAAVGGFTLSYAHARPPVSWDRAKRDLKPGSTPVRLANFSLMLNPSPKESVTETVKRIRAAGYTSALTHTSLGTKNPWLTVPDSVVAELREALKTYDVTLFDAMIWANLIHPDEKTRQEALAYAAENVTAADRIGCPMVTAVTGSCDPSYYIGIHPDNWSQTTWKRSIASIRQILRDTSGCKTSLGIEACITTNIDSPRAHKRIMEDVGDPRCKVCLDPTNMMSFERYYHSTELLNECFDLLGENILGCHAKDTYILPDKMLAYITEVPPGKGVQDYETYLVRLSLMKWPRTLLIEHIREEDYAPAKAFIEETARKVGVKIQG
- a CDS encoding type II toxin-antitoxin system HicB family antitoxin encodes the protein MKIEIERETDGRWIAEVLDLPGVMAYGQSRQDAILKAQALALRVIADRLDHGEAIPELNGACMGSSR
- a CDS encoding type II toxin-antitoxin system HicA family toxin, with the translated sequence MKFSELIRLLEENGFRLISQKGSIRYFGKTGWEKLIRVDYHGVKEVPTGTCHAILKAAGIEHP